One Brassica napus cultivar Da-Ae chromosome C4, Da-Ae, whole genome shotgun sequence genomic region harbors:
- the LOC125585980 gene encoding putative RING-H2 finger protein ATL21A, giving the protein MTFSKQVSIFMFLFCFPLLNAPAAKRCYNSSCGNRNVDVRFLFWLFPKQSSTCGHTRFNILCTDRHETALKLPNTELFLVRDIDSEKQLIRLNDPNNRMARRLLSFDASGSPFSPLHLLNHTILTCPNEDIKSSSPYTPIICLGNSTSSFFATRFDLASSMPSSCQVFKTLLLPVSSLVAVHLNDQDLWLKWDSPSGRDCEGSRSLGGFKNNTTLEVKWFSSFKSGSLPNFFSHS; this is encoded by the coding sequence ATGACATTCTCAAAACAAGTTAGCATCTTTATGTTCCTCTTCTGCTTCCCTCTCCTAAACGCCCCAGCAGCAAAACGTTGCTACAATTCCTCATGTGGAAACAGAAACGTCGACGTTCGTTTTCTTTTCTGGCTCTTCCCCAAGCAATCTTCGACCTGTGGCCACACAAGATTCAACATTCTATGCACCGATCGCCACGAGACAGCATTAAAGCTTCCCAACACGGAACTATTCCTCGTCCGAGATATCGACTCTGAAAAACAGCTTATCCGCCTCAACGACCCTAACAACCGCATGGCCAGACGACTCCTCAGCTTCGACGCTTCAGGATCTCCTTTCTCTCCTCTCCACCTTCTCAACCACACCATCTTGACCTGTCCTAACGAGGACATCAAATCCTCCTCCCCTTACACACCCATCATTTGCCTTGGTAATTCAACGTCCTCCTTCTTCGCCACTCGTTTTGATCTCGCGAGTTCGATGCCGTCCTCTTGTCAAGTCTTCAAGACATTACTCCTTCCTGTTTCTTCACTAGTCGCTGTTCACCTCAACGATCAAGATCTCTGGCTGAAATGGGACTCACCGAGTGGCAGAGATTGTGAGGGTAGCCGTTCGTTAGGTGGGTTCAAAAACAATACCACGCTCGAAGTCAAGTGGTTCAGTTCCTTCAAATCTGGTTCGTTACCCAATTTCTTCTCTCATTCTTAA